CAAGAAAAATCAGCCGAAGGCTATCAGCATTGTCCGTTAGTTTCATGCGTTCAACGGCAAGCAATGTTTCTTCAAGATCCCGGAGATATTGATCCTGCATTTGTAAAGGAATAGGATTTTCTGCCGTTCTTTTTTTTGCCGAACATGCAGAAAGGAGTATAAAGAGGCTTAGCAGGCAAGCCCCTTTATACAATATAGGAAAATGGATTTTCATATTATCTCTCCAGACCTTTGAGCACCACAGCATAGCTGCCTTCATTAGAACTATTTTCATCTGTACCCGCTCCGTCAGGATTAAGGAATGCATCATCATACCATGAGTGTGCTTGTATGATCAGCAGGAAAGTTCCTTCAATACCTGTTTCATCAGAAATGTCGATCATACCTGTAAGCTCCCAGGTACCAAAACCATCATCTGCAGAGCCATATCCACCTGCAATGTAGGCATCGCGATCAACCTCTAATACAATCTTCAATTCACCCGTTTTAAGGTTGTACTGATACAAGTACGCATCATGTTGCTTGGTAGCATCGTCATCATATCCGTTAGGATCCTCCTGTATATAGGCATAGTTTTCTGTTACCAGAATATTGTCAGGGCTATGGAAATTTTTCGCTTTCCCATTCAGGTCATCACCGTCAAGTACCAGGGTAAGCTTACCTTTGGTAGGGTCATTCTCGTCGAGTACTATTTTATAAACACGACCATAAAGTGTCCTGGTATCATTAAACTGGCTGCGGCCTGTTGCGTTAAAGTATATTTCGCGATTAGCTTCACCAGAACCTCTTCGGTAGTCTATATCCTCGACCCTGTTGAAGGCCATCACATTTTTAGCTATTGACTCATCATTTAGCGCATCGAAGGTCCTTTCGGTCAATTCTACAAAAGTGATATCATATTCCTGGTCTACTACCAGATCATTGTCAACGATGGTACCATCACCAACTTTTAACCCGTAAAGTTTACCGTTGTCAAGGTCTCCTGCGGTATTAGAAACATACATGGCAAGCTGACCTCCGGCTTCTCCATGGCTGTCGTCACCGATAAGAGCAACAGTTTTACCAGGGAAAGCATCTTTTCCTAGAACCACTGCATTTTCTGTTGTCCATTGACCGAAGTTTACCAATGTTTTTGCTGAACTGGCAGTAGATGCGCTTTTAAATGGATCGGTTACAAATACGTTAGTAGCAGATCCTCCCCATTCTCCTCCACTTAGGTAAAGAGGGCCGAAACCATGTTCGGCAGGTGTAATCAGTGACCCAGAACATTGAGCGGTATTTGCAGTAGCATCAGAGTTAACAATATACTCACCCTTTATAGGTTTAAAGGTTTCGTCAAGCGTTATTCTGGCAATTGAATAATCAGCCTCTATGTTATTAATTAATGTAAAAGTGCCATCGTCATTTTTAAGCAAACCAGCTCCGTCAGCCATACTTCCGTAAACGAAGTCAGGAGATTCGCTAAGTTGGTCTTCAGAACTGATCAGTGTAAAGATCTCAACATCGGAGAATGCTGATTTCAGTTCCAGCATATGCGGTGTCTTGGAGTGGTTCTGTAGCACTACCGGATTGGCGGGTGTTGTTACATCATCATCTCCGCATGCATAAAACAGGCTTCCAGCCAGTGCTAGTACGAGTAGATTTTTTTTCATTTTTAGTGTAATTGGTTAGTGTGTTTCTCAAGAGGTAAAATTATTTATTCTTAAAAGGCCTGATTAATAAGCCATATTATGGTTTTTTTATTTTGTCTGAGGGAGGTAACACAAACTTAATTAACGAGTAACAGTGCCGTGATGCAGCTTTGGTTAAATCCGTTAATGGCAGGGGTTGGCATGGGGATAAAAGCAGGAGGTCTGCTAATAAACAGGTGTGAAGGTGCGGATATATTATAAAATATTCCGAATTTGGATGTACTATTGGATGCGCAATCAATAATCTCAACGAAAAAATATTAGCAATGGAGACAAAGCAAAATGAAATCCCTGCGCAGTTTCAAGTAGAAAACCTTACGGATCAGAGTACCTATCTTGTTAACGGAGAATTAAAGACCTGGCACGGTAAAATGACCGAAGTCTATTCATCTATCCATAGCGTTAATGCTAAGGGTGAGTATGCTCCGACTTTGCTGGGAAGTATTCCCTATATGACTGAAGAAGTAGCACTGGAGGCGTTGGATTCTGCTTGTAATGCTTACAGCAAGGGACAGGGAGTGTGGCCCACTATGAAAGTGAGTGACCGGGTGGCATGCATGGAGAAGTTTGTGAAACAGATGAAGCTGAAACGGGGAGAGGTGGTTAAGCTTCTGATGTGGGAGATCGGTAAGAATCTGGCAGATTCTGAAAAAGGAATTTGACCGCACGGTAGATTATATTTACGATACTATAGAAGACTACAAGCAACTGGATCGCGACAGTGCTAAGTTTGAAAAACACGATGGCGTATACGCTCATATACGCCGCGGGCCACTAGGTGTGGTTTTATGTCTTGGTCCATATAACTACCCGCTTAATGAAACCTTTGCATTGCTTATTCCTGCGCTCATCATGGGTAATACGGCCATTTTTAAGCCTGCCAAGCATGGTGTGCTTTTGATCTCGCCATTATTGGAGGCCTTCAGGAGTAGCTTTCCTCCGGGTGTTGTAAACATAATTTACGGACGGGGAAGAGAGGTGGCTTCACCCATCATGAAAACGGGAAAAATTGATGTATTGGCACTGATTGGCAACAGTAAGTCGGCCATTGCTCTTCAGGACCAGCACCCTCATAAAAACAGATTGCGGCTTGTACTGGGGCTTGAAGCTAAAAACCCGGCTATTGTCTTGCCGGACGCAGACCTTGATCTTACCATCGATGAATGTATAGCGGGAACACTTTCGTTTAATGGCCAGCGTTGTACGGCCCTAAAAGTCCTTTACGTTCATGAAGATATTGTAGAGGAGTTTAATGCCCGCTTTGCCCACCGTGTTGACGAACTGAAATTCGGTAACCCGTGGGATGACGGGGTAAAGCTTACGCCATTACCTGAACCCGATAAGGCGGCGTATATCCGGGAACTGATTGATGATGCGGTGGCACACGGGGCTGGAATAATTAATAAGAA
This region of Fulvivirga ulvae genomic DNA includes:
- a CDS encoding aldehyde dehydrogenase family protein — its product is METKQNEIPAQFQVENLTDQSTYLVNGELKTWHGKMTEVYSSIHSVNAKGEYAPTLLGSIPYMTEEVALEALDSACNAYSKGQGVWPTMKVSDRVACMEKFVKQMKLKRGEVVKLLMWEIGKNLADSEKGI
- a CDS encoding PhoX family protein, coding for MKKNLLVLALAGSLFYACGDDDVTTPANPVVLQNHSKTPHMLELKSAFSDVEIFTLISSEDQLSESPDFVYGSMADGAGLLKNDDGTFTLINNIEADYSIARITLDETFKPIKGEYIVNSDATANTAQCSGSLITPAEHGFGPLYLSGGEWGGSATNVFVTDPFKSASTASSAKTLVNFGQWTTENAVVLGKDAFPGKTVALIGDDSHGEAGGQLAMYVSNTAGDLDNGKLYGLKVGDGTIVDNDLVVDQEYDITFVELTERTFDALNDESIAKNVMAFNRVEDIDYRRGSGEANREIYFNATGRSQFNDTRTLYGRVYKIVLDENDPTKGKLTLVLDGDDLNGKAKNFHSPDNILVTENYAYIQEDPNGYDDDATKQHDAYLYQYNLKTGELKIVLEVDRDAYIAGGYGSADDGFGTWELTGMIDISDETGIEGTFLLIIQAHSWYDDAFLNPDGAGTDENSSNEGSYAVVLKGLER
- a CDS encoding aldehyde dehydrogenase family protein, which encodes MDRDSAKFEKHDGVYAHIRRGPLGVVLCLGPYNYPLNETFALLIPALIMGNTAIFKPAKHGVLLISPLLEAFRSSFPPGVVNIIYGRGREVASPIMKTGKIDVLALIGNSKSAIALQDQHPHKNRLRLVLGLEAKNPAIVLPDADLDLTIDECIAGTLSFNGQRCTALKVLYVHEDIVEEFNARFAHRVDELKFGNPWDDGVKLTPLPEPDKAAYIRELIDDAVAHGAGIINKKGGETTENYIFPAVLYPVSKKMRVYHEEQFGPVVPVLSFKEIDEPLDDMAESNYGQQVSLFGKDIQTIAPLIDTLVNLVCRVNLNSSCQRGPDVYPFTGRKDSAVATLSVHDALRSFSIRTFVASKDNAYNNEILNALLQSKASNFVSTDYIL